The Pseudomonas baetica genome includes a region encoding these proteins:
- a CDS encoding calcium:proton antiporter, which translates to MLSILKQESFLVLALLAALVAYPLEHWMLHSGQIVALICGLVLIAFIVAASMRVAHQAELLAEKVGDPYGTMILTLAAVLVEVVILAIMMSNEASATLVRDTIYSAVMLDINGILGLAALMGGIKHGEQSYNDDSARSYSVMILTAMGVSMVVPEFIPEANWKIYSAFTIGAMVVLYALFLRMQVGPHSYFFSYSYPDKRRKKEPAEQEPKPVSLALSIGILVAGVVVIGALAEVMSKTLDLGLEGTGAPPVITAILVAAISAAPEILTALRAALANRMQSVVNIAMGASLSTVILTVPVMEAMALYTGQPFQMAMTPVQTVMIFLTLIVSAINLNDGETNAIEGMTHFVLFATFIMLSLLGL; encoded by the coding sequence ATGCTCTCAATCCTCAAGCAAGAAAGCTTTCTGGTGCTGGCCCTGCTCGCCGCACTTGTCGCCTATCCACTGGAACACTGGATGCTGCACAGCGGCCAGATCGTCGCGCTGATCTGCGGCCTGGTGCTGATCGCCTTCATCGTCGCCGCCTCAATGCGCGTCGCCCATCAGGCCGAACTGCTCGCGGAAAAAGTTGGCGACCCCTACGGCACGATGATCCTCACTCTGGCCGCCGTGTTGGTGGAAGTGGTGATTCTGGCGATCATGATGAGCAACGAAGCCTCGGCCACTTTGGTGCGCGACACGATCTATTCGGCGGTGATGCTCGACATCAACGGCATCCTCGGCCTCGCCGCGCTGATGGGCGGCATCAAGCATGGCGAGCAGTCCTACAACGACGATTCGGCGCGCAGTTACAGCGTGATGATCCTCACCGCCATGGGCGTGTCGATGGTGGTGCCGGAGTTCATTCCCGAGGCCAACTGGAAGATTTACTCGGCGTTCACCATCGGCGCGATGGTGGTGCTGTATGCCTTGTTCCTGCGCATGCAGGTCGGCCCGCACAGCTACTTTTTCAGTTACAGCTACCCGGACAAACGCCGCAAGAAAGAGCCGGCGGAACAGGAACCGAAACCGGTCAGCCTGGCGCTGTCGATCGGTATTCTGGTCGCAGGTGTGGTGGTGATCGGCGCACTGGCCGAGGTGATGTCCAAGACCCTCGATCTGGGCCTGGAAGGTACGGGCGCACCGCCGGTGATCACGGCGATTCTGGTGGCGGCCATTTCGGCGGCGCCGGAGATTCTCACAGCCTTGCGCGCGGCACTGGCCAATCGCATGCAGTCGGTGGTCAACATCGCGATGGGCGCGTCACTGTCGACGGTGATCCTGACCGTACCGGTGATGGAGGCGATGGCGCTGTATACCGGCCAGCCGTTTCAGATGGCGATGACGCCGGTGCAGACGGTGATGATTTTCCTGACACTGATCGTCAGCGCGATCAACCTCAATGACGGCGAGACCAATGCCATCGAGGGCATGACGCACTTTGTGTTGTTTGCGACGTTTATCATGCTGTCCCTGCTCGGCCTTTGA